A single genomic interval of Tursiops truncatus isolate mTurTru1 chromosome 1, mTurTru1.mat.Y, whole genome shotgun sequence harbors:
- the C1H1orf202 gene encoding uncharacterized protein C1orf202 homolog has product MVRLKWGGPSFAEPEAEGRRAAGDCGSCLGCWCWRRLFPRGAARGARSNKARYMRPGPAAQERGRWGPASLRRLLQKLAVWRWRYLRCGERPESLEEIPLLALHGARVGD; this is encoded by the coding sequence ATGGTGCGCCTGAAGTGGGGCGGCCCATCGTTCGCCGAGCCCGAGGCGGAGGGACGGCGCGCGGCCGGCGACTGCGGCTCCTGCTTGGGCTGCTGGTGCTGGCGGCGGCTCTTCCCGCGGGGCGCGGCCCGCGGTGCGCGCAGCAATAAGGCCCGGTACATGCGGCCCGGGCCGGCGGCCCAGGAGCGCGGCCGCTGGGGCCCCGCGAGCCTGCGGAGGCTGCTGCAGAAGCTGGCGGTATGGAGGTGGCGCTATTTGCGCTGCGGGGAGCGGCCCGAGAGTCTGGAGGAGATCCCGCTGCTGGCGCTGCACGGCGCCCGGGTCGGCGACTAG